The Paenibacillus polymyxa M1 DNA segment AAACTTCCGGTTGCTCCTAATGCACTATCGAGATTTGAACATTTTATGGACCCTAACTATACTTATCCGGGTGGACTGGACAAGCGGTTTGATATGTACTTATGGGGAACGTCTAATTTTCAGGGTGGAGCCGGTGGTGACTGGGGACAACGTATGCCTGATGATTATATCCTGAACACCTTGAATTGGGATGAAGTTCAGATTACTGAGCATGAGATGGGGCATGGATTCGGCTTGCCTGATTTCTATGAAGAGCACGAGCGTCCACCTGGCGGGTTCCCTGTGCCTACGATTATGTGGGCCGGAAATTCTCCTAAGATAACAGAGTGGGATACCTGGATGTTGCGTTATACCTGGAGCCAGATCAAGAAGGACACCTCTCGTTTTCCTACCCGATAAAAGATACGTAGAATAGAAATATAGGTATTCAAAGGTTGTCTCCTGCGATTCTTGGTGGGTGATAACCTTTTTTAGGATATTCGGATTTTATGGTGGAGAAGGGCTTATAGCTGATCCTTCTCCAATTTCTCGATCAAGGTGGAAAAATCGATTCCCAGCAAGATTATTTCTTCTGGCTCACGAACAACTCCAACAGGTGGCATATTAAGCATCGGGAAGTTTTCCTCCTGTAGATCGTAGCTATCAAACCGCCTCTGGTACTTAGGCTTACGTTGCTTTTTAAGTCCCTCTGTAAAGAGTATCTTGGCTCGTAGGGCTTCAAAAGAGTATCCCCTGCCTAAACGATTAATGACTCGAACAAGGCTGTTTAGAGATTCCGTATAAGCGTTTGTAATGCGATGGTCGAAGTAGGCGAATATTTCCTGTTCCCAGTTCTTCATAGCCTTTGTAAGTGGTTCAAAAGCGGATTGCAGTTCAGTTGGTATTTTAACTTTCCATTCGTGGTATTTAAGGAATGCCGTCTGTCTGCTATCACATTCCCAAATATCGAAATATGATTCCTTTAAGTCATAAGCAGTGCCGAGAGAAGGATGATTTTTTGTCCAAAGGTCAAGCGTAATCTTATCCATCTCTGTAAGCTCTATACGGCGTTTTAGGAGGATAAAACGGTCGTGCATCAGCCCGCGGCGCTCTCTTGGCGATAATCCGTCTCGGAGCTGCTTACGAATGGTTTCTAACGCTTGGTTTGCCATACGGACAACGTGAAACTTATCGACGATGATAAGAGCTTTTGGCAATATAGCCCTCACGGCGTCCTTATATGGCTGCCACATATCCATTGTGACGTATCGTATTTGTCCTCGATTTGGAAGGCGTGAGAGGTAGCCTACAACGGTTTCCTTGTTACGATTGGGCAAAACGTCTAACAAAGTATGTTCCTCAATGTTGGTTAAAACGCATCTTGGCTTAATAATGTGTATTTCGTCAATCCCAAGCCAATTAGGAGTTTCAAATCGAAGCGTTTCTTTAAGACGATTAATGTAATCACGAAAGATGTTACGTATCGTTTTTTCATGCAATCCAACATCCTCGGATATGCTGACAAATGTGCGTTTAAGGCTTTGCTTCTCTATATAAGACAATAATCGTTTGGTGCAGTTTCGCTTTTCGTCTATGGTGTGGTTTAAGTGTTCCCAAAAGGTTCGATTGCAGTCTCTACAGCGATACCTCTGACGCTTGATAAGAAGGCCTACACGCTTGCCGTGAATAGGCAAGTCCATGCAGATCTGTTCCCTGCTATCGTGTTTGTAGAGGTTGGCTATGCACCCACAATGAGGGCAAGCCAAAGGTGGAGAGTTCGTCACCACTTGTATTAGAAAATCAAATTCATTCTCACTAATACTTAGGATGTTGAATTTTGAAAGATTTAGAATATCCATATGAATTTCTTCTATGCATTTATGATGCAAGTTCCTTTTTTGTTTTTGCGTGACTGGTCAAAATACCGCTGAATATAAAGGATAACAACGAACCGGCAAAGCATATTGCCGCAAACATGCCTACGGCGGAAAAACCGTTAAAAGTCGCGTAAATCAGGCCTGCGATCCAAGAACCGAGCGTTGTCGCAGCGTACATGATTGAATTGGCCAAGCTGGAGATCGTGCCGCGGATGGTCGGATTTAATGAATTCAGCATTCCCAATATTAGGGGAAAAGCGATCCCCATGTTAACGAATATGAAAAAGTAAACACTTTCGAAAGCCGCAACCGACGGCAAGAGAGGCAAAAAAATAAAACATATGATAGAGACAAGAAAGCCTACAACCAGCGTATTGAAACGGTTTAACGTTTTGATCACATAGGCACCGCCGAAGCTCCCGACTATATTCCCAAGACCAAGAAAAAACATTACGTATCCCGCTTGATCAATTGAAAGGTGAAAGCGATCCGTCACCCATTTTCCAATGAAAGAAAAGGCAGCAAAGAATCCACATTGAAATAAGAAATGAGCGAGGAAAGCCTTTCTCGCCATTCGGCTATTCAATAGTGGGATGTATCTACTGAAAACCGGAGTCTTGGTTTTTTGGCCTTGATTTGGTTTCATTTTGGGCAAAGCATAGAAGATGAATACTGCTACCAATAATGCACATGCACCGATTGTAAAAAAAGGATAATACCAATGGGTTGAGGCAAGCAGACTTCCAATAGGGATGCCGAACGCTTGGGAAGCAGCCAAGCCTGCCATGACGATTCCTGATACTTTGGCGATTTTTGACGTTGGAAACAGAGCAGGGATCGAGGCCCAGACTTGAGGCGCCGTAAATGCTGCGCTGACTCCGGCTAAAAAACGGAAGAAGAACATTGACCAAAAACCTGTGGCAAAGCCGCATAACATGGTTGAAACCGAGAAGCATACCATGCCGGCAAGCATTACTTTTTTGCGGTCCCATCCATCGGAAAGCGGTCCAGCAATCAGTGCAAAAATGGCATAACCTAAAGCATAAGACCCCACCATCCAACCGGAATATTCAGTCGGGATATGAAACAAGCTCTGAAGAGTGGGGATGAGCGGAGAAATCAAAAACGTATCCGTACCGATAACAAACATGATGAGGAAAAATAAAGCAGTTAATTTGATCATTCTAATCACCCTTTTTAGTTAGTTCTATAGTTCAAAGATTATCGAACTAATGAATAAAAAAAAAGAATTTCTTTCTACAACGTATCCAGAAATCCAGGTAAGTAAGTTTGAAATGTCTCCAAATCGATGCTCATATACTTCGTTTGAGCTTCTTTTCGTACCTTGATCAATTTCGCCTCCTTTAAAGCACGCAAGTGATACGAAGTATTCGATTTCGTAGTATCGCGAATATGTCCTACTTCTCCACAATTCATTTCCTTCTTGCTGGCGTATAGAGCTCGTATGATGTCCAATCTTGTTTCATCGGCTAACGCCTTAAATATTTTGACTCTGAGCTCGTCATTTATTACTTTTTGAGTAGTCATAAAACCATTGTACTAAGATATCGCTACAAATCAAGTCTTTAGAAAAATACCACCATATTCTCCGATTTTTAAGGCAAATGTTTTGATTTTGTTTCCACCATAAAATCCGAATACCCTTTGTTTGTTTTATAGATAAACAGTTTGACTCTAACGGATCTGGCTTTGGCCTTGCATCAGTAATGTGCTAAATTCTCGTATGAATGAATCACTAAGAATGAACGGATGTACGATAGTATGTATAATGGACATCAGATATGAAAGAAAAGAGGACAGAAAGCGATGAGTCACAACGTGAATGCTCCTTACGATGTACATGTAGCATACGGACCGGTGTTTGAACTGCTCAGCAGCTTACACACTTTTATTTGCCGCAAGGCTTACAAAAAAACTGATTTATCATCCGGGTGGGCGGAACAAGTGCGTGGAACGCTGTCTCCAAGTCTGTCCGCGTTACTGGAGTCCATGGAAATCAATACAGATTGGAAGGTTATTTATGGATTTGTCTGTATGCTTTCTGATCAGGGGGGCATTGAAGAGGTCGTAGACCGCTTGGAAAGCCAGACTTTACCGGAATTAAAACAACAGGCATCAGCCTATGGGATTCCGCTGTCTGACGACATGGAGAACCTCCGTAAACTTGCTTTACAACTGCTATCCGGCTGGAACGAGGAGTATTTTAGTCACATGGATACAAGGATTCTCAGCGACCTGAAACTGGAAGCTGAACGCAGAAAGCGGGAGAAGAACGTATATAGCTCTATGGAGTGGGTGGATCGTATAACTAATGGATTCCGATTCGAGCCTTCCGCAGGACTAACGCAGGTGTTGCTGGTACCGCAATATCATTTTCAGCCGATGAATATTATTTATCAATTTGGCTCACTTTTGTTATGTCATTATTCAGCAGGAGTATATGTCCAGGAAGATGATTTTTTATCACCACAAGAATATCGTATGATTCGAAGTTTGGGGGAGAAGAGCAGGCTCAAGATTTTAAAATATTTGTACCAGAGCCAATCTCCGCGAACCTTTATTGAGATTGTACGTCATCTCCAGCTATCCAAGGGAATCACACACGATCATATATTTAAGCTCCGTGCCGCTGGCTTCATTCATGCACATTTTGATGGCGAAACATTGCTCGGCTACAGTGCACGGCTTGCAGCTGTGGATGAGATGCAAGGGAGTATCCTTGGCTACATGGAGCGAATATAGAATTATTTGTTTGCCAAGATCATCGGGAAGTTTGATCGTTTTTGATTATGCAGACGATTCATTATATCCATGCTGTAAAAAATATATAGTAATCAGTAAGAGACTGCCTCTCAATCTACTATTAGGGATTGAGAGGTTTTATTTATATTTGTACATGAATTCGGATCGATGTTTATGAGCAGATTTTTTATATAAAAAAATGCAGTTCTCCCTTTACAGAACCCCAATAAATTCCTATAATGAGGTTTATCTTCTTAATCACAACTTGTTCTATCGGAATTTAATAATTTAACTCGGGGGGATTATGTTGAAAAAAGGTATTATTTTACTTAGCAGTCTGCTTCTAGCGAGTTCTACCTTGCTGGCAGCTTGCTCTAACGGTGGATCGGATAGCACCAACAATACTACTGCCCAAAATAATGGGGACACACAGACAACTGCTATAGCGCAGCCATTAACAAGTCTGGTAAAGGCTTCTGATATGTCCAAATTGCCGGAAGTGTCTAAAAAAAGAAACGACACCATTATTGTCGGCCTGACTGACCCGGCCGGGGTATTCACTCCGTATTTTAATCAAAGCGGCTATGACGGCAACGTCATTTCGCAGTTATGGACTCCGCTGGTGACCGTAGACGAAAAAGGGCTTCCACTGCCCAATCTAGCGAAGAGTTGGGATATTTCCAAGGATAATCTGACGTATACGTTTCACTTGGTTCCCGGTACCCAATTCAGCGATGGCTCGCCTTTGACAGCAGAGGATGTCGCTTTTACCTGGACGTTGATCTATGACAAAGCTTATCCTGGCGACAGCCAAATTCGGAAGCTGAACATTAAAGGCGGTAGAGCCTACAGGGAAGGCAAGGCAAAGCAAATTGATGGAATTAAGGTAATCGATCCACAGACTATTTCAGTAACATTGGAAAAGCCGAACGCGCTGGCTCTAACCATTCTCGGTGAATATGTGCTGTCCAAAGCTTACTACGGCAAGGATTATAAGTTCGGACAGCTGGATTATTTTAAAAATCTGCATGGTAGCCCATTGGGGAATGGGGCATATAAGCTTGAAAAATTCATTCCCGGGCAAGAAGTTCGTCTGGAGGCGAATGATCACTTTTTTAAAGGCAAGCCGAAAACGAAACACTTCATTTATAAGACAGCGGAAGGTGATGCATGGCAATTCATCGAAACAGGTGATACCGATTTTGCTTCCTTTACCGCAACGCAGGAAAATATCGACAAGCTGAAAGGGCTTGGCTTTTTGAATATTCTTCCATATACCCCGAGCACCTACGGATATTTGCAACTCAATCTGGAAAATGAAAAGCTGAAGGATAAAAAGGTTCGTCAAGCATTGACCTATGGATTGGATCGCAAAAGCATTTATGTTGATGCAGCACAGGGAGCAGGGGCGGTCGCCAACATTCCGGCTTCTCCTATATTCTGGTCATACACGACCGATGGGATCAATCCATACAACTACGACCCGGAGCAAGCAAAAAAGCTGCTGGATGAAGCAGGCTGGGTAGAAGGCAGTGACGGCATCCGTGAGAAAAACGGTCAAAAGCTGACCATTCACTTGCTGACCTCTAAACGTCCGGAAACAGATACGTTTATTGCGCTTGCGGCTGAGAACTATAAAGCGATTGGTGTTGACCTGCAACCGGAAATCTTCGCAGATTTTAATGCGATGGTCGCTAAAGTAGAAGGCAAAGATTATGATCTCGCGGCCTTCTCGACAGCCATGCTGACAGACCCATCGGATGGAATTGAGCCATTCGTCAATGGTGAAATCAAGGGATATAACAATCCGAAGCTCAAAGAGCTCTATGAAAAAGGCTTGGCTACGACGAATATAGAAGAACGCAAGAAAATATATAAAGAATTATATGTGCTGCTAAATGATGAACTCCCTGTTATTTTCACCAACTACAAGAAGACAGTATATGCTTACAATGGTCGGATGGAACATGTAAAGGTCAGCCCATTCATTGGCTTGTCTGGTAATCTGTTCGAATGGTCCCTTAAATAAGCCACCTTTGCAGGCCCCTTGTGAAGAACGCCAGGTTCGGATCAAGGGGTCTCCCAAATGGAGGATGCGTAATGGGTAGCCCGACCATGAATTGAAAGGAGTCTGTCATGAGCTCGTTTTTAACGAAAAGACTGTCGTATATGATTATTATTTTGTTGGCCGCTTCAATGATGATTTTTTTCCTGTATGCCATGACACCGGGAGATTTCATTAGCGGTAATCTGAAGCTATCGCCAGAGAGAAAGGCGGAGCTCAGGGAAATTTACGGGTTGAATAAGCCTATTCTTGAACGCTACGGAAACTGGCTAGGCAACGCGCTGCATGGTAATTTCGGCTATTCGCTCGCCCAACAGAAACCAGTGCTGACCTTGTTTAATGAATATATCTGGAACTCGTTCTTGTTAGCCATTGTATCGACTTTCCTGACCTGGCTGATTGCGGTCATTATTGGTGTAGTAGCTGCTTACAAGCAGTATTCATGGTTCGATACGTTGGTCATGGTGTTAATTTTTGCCGCGATGTCTGTTCCATCTTTTTTTATTGGACTATATCTAATCAAAATTGCGGCGGTCGATCTGAAGTGGCTGCCACCGGGCAGCATGCTTAATACGGGCAGTAACGCTACAGGCTTGGAGTATGTGAAGGAGGTTCTCCAGCACATGACCTTGCCGGTGATCGTAATGACACTGCTGGGATTGGGTTCGCTGACCCGCTACTTCCGCAGCAATATGATCGACGTGATCCAGCAGGACTATGTCCGCACAGCCCGTGCAAAGGGCTTAAAGGAAAGAAAGGTGCTTTTTACACACGCATTGAGAAATGCATTATTGCCTGCGATTACGCTCGTTGGCTTTGAATTGCCTGCGCTGTTTGGCGGATCTCTGATTATTGAAAAGATTTTTAACTGGCCCGGGATCGGTCAGTTGTACATGCAATCCTTTTCGCTTCGGGATTATCCGCTGCTTATGGGCTTTACGATGTTAATTGCCATATTGAGCGTGATCGGGACGCTGTTATCCGATATTTTGTATCGCATTGCTGACCCGCGTGTGAAAGTGTAGTAAGGGGGCTAAGGAATGTCATCCGTGAGCAGTAATTTGAGCACGAGCAACAGCAGACTGCGCACAACTGCCAAATCTTCAATGTGGCAGCAAGCGCTCCGGCAGCTGTTCAGAAACAAGCTTGCTATGGCTGGACTACTCGTCGTGGTATTTATGTTTTTGCTCTGTTTTATCGGTCCGTTATTTTCTCCTTATTCCGATAACAAAACGAACATATTAATAATGAACAAAGCGCCGAATATCCATCACTGGCTAGGAACAGACAAGCTGGGACGGGATGTGCTGACACGTGTGATGCAGGCAGGTCAAATTTCTCTTACTGTGGGTTTGGCTTCTATGGTGTTGTCTGTTTTTTTAGGAGCAACGCTAGGGGTTATATCCGCCTATTTTCGCGGAATTGCGGATCAAATCATTATGCGCATTGCCGATTTGCTGCTGACTATACCCAGTTTACCATTGCTATTTATTATGGGGGCGCTGTTATCTGACTGGAAGGTTCCGCCTGATCAACGGATGTATATCGTCATGTTGATGCTGAGTCTAGTCAACTGGCCGGGGATTGCACGGATGGTGAGAGGTCAGATGCTTAGTTTACGGGAACGTGAATTTATGCAAGCCGCGACGGTGCTAGGACTATCGAATCGCCGAAAGCTCTTTAAGCATCTGCTGCCGAATATTTTGCCGTTGCTGATCGTTATCGCTACATTGAATATTGGCGGAGCTATCTTGAGTGAATCTGTACTTAGCTTCTTTGGTCTTGGGGTGCTGCCCACGACACCGACTTGGGGCAATATGATTGATGCTGCCAACAATGTATTGGATTTTCAGCAACGACCTTGGTTGTGGATACCGCCAGGCCTGTCTATTTTTGCTACAGTCATCGCTATTAATATTTTTGGTGACGGGCTGCGGGATGTACTCGACCCGAAACATAAGAGGTAGGTGATCATGCACCATGGACAATTTACTTTCTATTGAACATTTAAGCACTCATTTTTATACAGAAGAAGGAACGGTCAAAGCGGTGGATGATATCAGCTTTCGCGTGAAGCCGGGGGAGACGGTATGCATTGTGGGTGAATCGGGCTGCGGCAAAAGTATTACCGCCATGTCGATCATGGGCCTGATTCAGAGTCCCGGTGGTAAAGTGGCAGGTGGAAGTATCCGTTTTGAGGAAACCGATCTGCTAGAGCTTAGTAGAAATGAGATGCGCACGATTCGCGGACATGAAATCTCCATGATTTTTCAGGAGCCGATGTCTTCATTAAATCCGGTTATGACCATTGGTGAACAACTGTCGGAGCCACTGATTGAGCACTTAAAGATGGGCCGAAAGCAAGCTCGCAAGCGGGCACTGGAGTTGGTTGAACAGGTCGGTATATCCCGACCGGAGCAGATATTAAAAAGCTATCCCGATGAACTGAGCGGAGGGATGCTGCAGCGCATTATGATTGCCATTGCTGTTTCTTGCGGTCCAAAGCTGCTTATTGCGGATGAGCCGACCACGGCACTGGATGTAACAATTCAGGCACAGATTCTCGACATGCTGCGTGAATTTAAAGCCCAGTCCAATATGTCGCTTATGCTGATCACCCATGATTTGGGTGTTGTTGCGGAGATGGCAGATTATGTAATTGTGATGTATGCGGGCAAGATCGTCGAGGAAGGCGAAGTGGTGCAGCTATTCAATCACCCCAAGCATCCCTATACACAAGGCTTGCTCAAGTCCAAACCGGTGCTTAATCAGCGCCAAAAGGAGCTGTATTCCATCCCTGGGCAGGTGCCTAATCCGCTAGAGCTGACGACGTCCTGTTATTTTCATGACCGCTGTGGGCATTGTATGGACATTTGTCGTATAAAGGAGCCTACATTAAAAGAAGTTGCAGCTCAGCAGAAAGCATCCTGCTGGTTGTATGAGGAGGCGGTTGTTCATGGCTGAGCCGTTGCTGGAAATAGACCGTTTAAAAACGTACTTCCCGGTGAAGTCGGGGTTTATGAACCGTACTTCAGGACATGTGCGGGCAGTAGACGATATAAGCTTTACGATCCGTCAGGGTGAAACCTTTGGCCTGGTGGGGGAATCGGGGAGCGGTAAAAGCACGGTGGGCCGCACGATTGTTAGATTGACGGATAAAACAGATGGTACCGTCAAATACAAAGGGGTGGATCTCCACAGCTTGTCAGCCAAAGGGATGCAGGAATTTCGTCCCAAAATTCAGCTGATCTTTCAAGACCCGTACAGCTCGCTGAATCCGCGTGTACGAATCGGAGATGCCATTGGTGAGGCGCTGCTCGACCACGGTATAGCTAC contains these protein-coding regions:
- a CDS encoding ISL3 family transposase; translation: MDILNLSKFNILSISENEFDFLIQVVTNSPPLACPHCGCIANLYKHDSREQICMDLPIHGKRVGLLIKRQRYRCRDCNRTFWEHLNHTIDEKRNCTKRLLSYIEKQSLKRTFVSISEDVGLHEKTIRNIFRDYINRLKETLRFETPNWLGIDEIHIIKPRCVLTNIEEHTLLDVLPNRNKETVVGYLSRLPNRGQIRYVTMDMWQPYKDAVRAILPKALIIVDKFHVVRMANQALETIRKQLRDGLSPRERRGLMHDRFILLKRRIELTEMDKITLDLWTKNHPSLGTAYDLKESYFDIWECDSRQTAFLKYHEWKVKIPTELQSAFEPLTKAMKNWEQEIFAYFDHRITNAYTESLNSLVRVINRLGRGYSFEALRAKILFTEGLKKQRKPKYQRRFDSYDLQEENFPMLNMPPVGVVREPEEIILLGIDFSTLIEKLEKDQL
- a CDS encoding MFS transporter, with the protein product MIKLTALFFLIMFVIGTDTFLISPLIPTLQSLFHIPTEYSGWMVGSYALGYAIFALIAGPLSDGWDRKKVMLAGMVCFSVSTMLCGFATGFWSMFFFRFLAGVSAAFTAPQVWASIPALFPTSKIAKVSGIVMAGLAASQAFGIPIGSLLASTHWYYPFFTIGACALLVAVFIFYALPKMKPNQGQKTKTPVFSRYIPLLNSRMARKAFLAHFLFQCGFFAAFSFIGKWVTDRFHLSIDQAGYVMFFLGLGNIVGSFGGAYVIKTLNRFNTLVVGFLVSIICFIFLPLLPSVAAFESVYFFIFVNMGIAFPLILGMLNSLNPTIRGTISSLANSIMYAATTLGSWIAGLIYATFNGFSAVGMFAAICFAGSLLSFIFSGILTSHAKTKKELAS
- a CDS encoding ArsR/SmtB family transcription factor is translated as MTTQKVINDELRVKIFKALADETRLDIIRALYASKKEMNCGEVGHIRDTTKSNTSYHLRALKEAKLIKVRKEAQTKYMSIDLETFQTYLPGFLDTL
- a CDS encoding ArsR family transcriptional regulator, which gives rise to MSHNVNAPYDVHVAYGPVFELLSSLHTFICRKAYKKTDLSSGWAEQVRGTLSPSLSALLESMEINTDWKVIYGFVCMLSDQGGIEEVVDRLESQTLPELKQQASAYGIPLSDDMENLRKLALQLLSGWNEEYFSHMDTRILSDLKLEAERRKREKNVYSSMEWVDRITNGFRFEPSAGLTQVLLVPQYHFQPMNIIYQFGSLLLCHYSAGVYVQEDDFLSPQEYRMIRSLGEKSRLKILKYLYQSQSPRTFIEIVRHLQLSKGITHDHIFKLRAAGFIHAHFDGETLLGYSARLAAVDEMQGSILGYMERI
- a CDS encoding ABC transporter substrate-binding protein, producing MLKKGIILLSSLLLASSTLLAACSNGGSDSTNNTTAQNNGDTQTTAIAQPLTSLVKASDMSKLPEVSKKRNDTIIVGLTDPAGVFTPYFNQSGYDGNVISQLWTPLVTVDEKGLPLPNLAKSWDISKDNLTYTFHLVPGTQFSDGSPLTAEDVAFTWTLIYDKAYPGDSQIRKLNIKGGRAYREGKAKQIDGIKVIDPQTISVTLEKPNALALTILGEYVLSKAYYGKDYKFGQLDYFKNLHGSPLGNGAYKLEKFIPGQEVRLEANDHFFKGKPKTKHFIYKTAEGDAWQFIETGDTDFASFTATQENIDKLKGLGFLNILPYTPSTYGYLQLNLENEKLKDKKVRQALTYGLDRKSIYVDAAQGAGAVANIPASPIFWSYTTDGINPYNYDPEQAKKLLDEAGWVEGSDGIREKNGQKLTIHLLTSKRPETDTFIALAAENYKAIGVDLQPEIFADFNAMVAKVEGKDYDLAAFSTAMLTDPSDGIEPFVNGEIKGYNNPKLKELYEKGLATTNIEERKKIYKELYVLLNDELPVIFTNYKKTVYAYNGRMEHVKVSPFIGLSGNLFEWSLK
- a CDS encoding ABC transporter permease, whose protein sequence is MSSFLTKRLSYMIIILLAASMMIFFLYAMTPGDFISGNLKLSPERKAELREIYGLNKPILERYGNWLGNALHGNFGYSLAQQKPVLTLFNEYIWNSFLLAIVSTFLTWLIAVIIGVVAAYKQYSWFDTLVMVLIFAAMSVPSFFIGLYLIKIAAVDLKWLPPGSMLNTGSNATGLEYVKEVLQHMTLPVIVMTLLGLGSLTRYFRSNMIDVIQQDYVRTARAKGLKERKVLFTHALRNALLPAITLVGFELPALFGGSLIIEKIFNWPGIGQLYMQSFSLRDYPLLMGFTMLIAILSVIGTLLSDILYRIADPRVKV
- the opp4C gene encoding oligopeptide ABC transporter permease, with the translated sequence MSSVSSNLSTSNSRLRTTAKSSMWQQALRQLFRNKLAMAGLLVVVFMFLLCFIGPLFSPYSDNKTNILIMNKAPNIHHWLGTDKLGRDVLTRVMQAGQISLTVGLASMVLSVFLGATLGVISAYFRGIADQIIMRIADLLLTIPSLPLLFIMGALLSDWKVPPDQRMYIVMLMLSLVNWPGIARMVRGQMLSLREREFMQAATVLGLSNRRKLFKHLLPNILPLLIVIATLNIGGAILSESVLSFFGLGVLPTTPTWGNMIDAANNVLDFQQRPWLWIPPGLSIFATVIAINIFGDGLRDVLDPKHKR
- a CDS encoding ABC transporter ATP-binding protein: MDNLLSIEHLSTHFYTEEGTVKAVDDISFRVKPGETVCIVGESGCGKSITAMSIMGLIQSPGGKVAGGSIRFEETDLLELSRNEMRTIRGHEISMIFQEPMSSLNPVMTIGEQLSEPLIEHLKMGRKQARKRALELVEQVGISRPEQILKSYPDELSGGMLQRIMIAIAVSCGPKLLIADEPTTALDVTIQAQILDMLREFKAQSNMSLMLITHDLGVVAEMADYVIVMYAGKIVEEGEVVQLFNHPKHPYTQGLLKSKPVLNQRQKELYSIPGQVPNPLELTTSCYFHDRCGHCMDICRIKEPTLKEVAAQQKASCWLYEEAVVHG